A part of Entelurus aequoreus isolate RoL-2023_Sb linkage group LG10, RoL_Eaeq_v1.1, whole genome shotgun sequence genomic DNA contains:
- the snrpa gene encoding U1 small nuclear ribonucleoprotein A, with product MTTTEARLKHTIYINNLNEKIKKDELKKSLYAIFSQFGQILDILVARTFKMKGQAFVIFKEVTSASNALRSMQGFPFYDKPMRIQYSNQDSDIIAKMKGTFVERDRKKEKKRPPKPESSGNKKAAANAAGGVPGMPQMNQARMMHMPGQPPYMPPPGMMPPPGMPPGSMAPGQMMPGQMHQQVSENPPNHILFLTNLPEETNELMLSMLFNQFPGFKEVRLVPGRHDIAFVEFDNEVQAGAARDSLQGFKITQSNAMKISFAKK from the exons ATGACTACGACAGAGGCTCGGCTCAAACACACAATCTACATCAACAACTTGAACGAGAAAATCAAGAAAGATG AACTGAAGAAGTCCTTGTATGCCATCTTCTCACAATTTGGACAAATTTTGGATATCCTGGTGGCACGGACCTTTAAAATGAAGGGTCAGGCTTTTGTGATCTTTAAAGAGGTTACCAGTGCCTCCAATGCTCTGCGTTCCATGCAGGGATTCCCTTTCTATGATAAACCTATG CGCATCCAGTATTCCAATCAGGATTCAGATATCATTGCCAAAATGAAAGGGACCTTTGTGGAGCGGGATCGcaaaaaggagaagaagaggCCTCCTAAACCCGAGTCGAGTGGTAACAAGAAGGCTGCTGCCAACGCGGCTGGAGGCGTTCCT GGAATGCCTCAAATGAACCAGGCCCGTATGATGCACATGCCAGGACAGCCACCCTACATGCCTCCACCGGGCATGATGCCACCCCCAGGGATGCCCCCAGGTTCCATGGCTCCTGGTCAGATGATGCCTGGCCAGATGCACCAACAG GTTTCGGAAAATCCTCCCAATCACATCCTCTTCCTGACCAACTTGCCCGAGGAGACCAACGAACTCATGCTGTCCATGCTCTTCAACCA ATTTCCAGGATTCAAAGAAGTGCGTCTGGTTCCTGGTCGCCACGACATCGCGTTTGTGGAATTTGACAATGAAGTCCAGGCAGGTGCCGCACGTGACTCACTGCAGGGCTTTAAGATCACACAAAGCAATGCTATGAAGATCTCGTTTGCCAAGAAATAA